From Atribacterota bacterium, a single genomic window includes:
- a CDS encoding uroporphyrinogen decarboxylase family protein, with protein MEPRERIRRVLKREGKVDSTPWSLFFGATPSLTPAFFEKFVVQSGIRDVAEYFGFEVRIAHSDDVDPFYHTTTAHYGLRMTSNGIGREFFQEKLPEDAAFSPWGVGILPWPDNPGCERMFHPLSGERTVKEIEQYPSPGIDAESMEKVHQKAQEIRERGYLPAAYCGSLYEWCHWIRGMEDFMVDLMIYRERAQALIEKVATFTLSFARAHALCGVELLCFYDDYGMQDRLQIPPRVFRELFKPWWKRIIATLQREFPESLFFLHSCGRVEEIIPDLIEAGFDVLHPLQPECHDVTEVVARYRKQMTFWGTMSNQRTLPLGKREEVEEETRHRMQLALSMGNVIPSPANTIGPEVPVENVLAFTEVCRQMRVWERR; from the coding sequence ATGGAGCCGCGAGAACGTATCCGCAGAGTCTTGAAGAGAGAGGGAAAGGTTGATTCCACCCCCTGGAGCCTGTTTTTCGGGGCGACGCCTTCGTTGACACCAGCCTTTTTCGAAAAGTTTGTGGTCCAGAGTGGGATTCGTGATGTCGCTGAATATTTTGGCTTTGAAGTTCGCATTGCCCATTCAGATGATGTCGACCCCTTCTACCATACAACGACCGCGCATTATGGGTTGCGGATGACGTCCAATGGAATTGGCAGAGAATTTTTCCAGGAGAAGTTGCCTGAAGATGCAGCATTTTCGCCCTGGGGGGTGGGGATTCTGCCCTGGCCAGATAACCCTGGCTGTGAACGAATGTTCCATCCGTTATCGGGAGAGCGCACCGTAAAGGAGATTGAACAGTATCCTTCACCGGGTATTGATGCAGAAAGCATGGAGAAAGTTCACCAGAAGGCACAGGAAATCCGCGAGAGAGGGTATCTACCGGCAGCGTACTGTGGGAGTCTTTATGAGTGGTGTCACTGGATACGGGGGATGGAGGACTTCATGGTGGATTTGATGATCTATCGAGAGAGGGCTCAGGCACTCATTGAAAAAGTAGCTACGTTCACTCTTTCGTTTGCCCGTGCACATGCTCTTTGTGGTGTGGAGCTTCTCTGTTTCTATGACGATTACGGTATGCAGGACCGTTTGCAAATTCCGCCCCGTGTTTTTCGGGAGTTGTTCAAGCCCTGGTGGAAGAGAATCATCGCCACGTTGCAGAGGGAATTTCCAGAATCACTCTTTTTCCTCCATTCCTGCGGCAGGGTGGAGGAGATTATTCCGGATCTCATCGAAGCAGGCTTCGATGTCCTTCATCCATTGCAGCCAGAATGCCATGATGTTACTGAGGTGGTAGCTCGGTACCGAAAACAAATGACTTTCTGGGGGACCATGAGTAACCAAAGGACCCTTCCTCTGGGCAAAAGAGAAGAGGTAGAGGAAGAAACCAGACACAGAATGCAGCTCGCTTTATCGATGGGGAATGTGATTCCTTCTCCTGCGAATACCATTGGTCCCGAAGTACCGGTGGAAAACGTTCTGGCCTTTACCGAGGTGTGTCGACAAATGCGAGTTTGGGAAAGGAGGTGA
- a CDS encoding glucosamine-6-phosphate isomerase: MGKINLLNTIRGSLFEGFFPEAWDLERMDWCCSQPPEAVYQREPWWHERFQPVGCPTLEDFNTLMGHEIAYQIKLTKDEGRDCILILSVGPMGMYRWAVEFLKRWGVDCQHVHGFNMDEWCDTEGNTLPASDPGAFRNAMESSLYGPLGELTVPEKQRHFATREELPTYAERIGALRAKGAKFILIYGIGWVFHIAFWEPHFAADYASMEEWLKPTHRVAAKLHPLTIIQNSITSFRSRITLVPARANTIGPGIFMQADYTIGGVDGYLPCRRMMYQAHALWVTLKYGPDMWVPSSVMPQLPGKLFFVAPLAGPLEPEVN, encoded by the coding sequence ATGGGAAAGATTAATCTTTTGAATACCATTCGGGGGTCTTTATTTGAAGGATTTTTTCCGGAAGCGTGGGATTTAGAACGGATGGACTGGTGTTGTAGCCAGCCACCGGAGGCGGTGTACCAGAGAGAACCCTGGTGGCATGAGCGGTTTCAGCCGGTTGGTTGCCCAACCCTCGAAGACTTCAATACCCTTATGGGACACGAAATTGCCTACCAGATCAAACTTACCAAAGACGAGGGGCGGGATTGTATTCTCATTCTCTCGGTCGGTCCCATGGGGATGTATCGCTGGGCGGTGGAATTTCTAAAAAGATGGGGGGTTGATTGTCAGCACGTCCATGGGTTCAACATGGATGAGTGGTGTGATACCGAGGGAAACACTTTACCGGCAAGCGACCCGGGAGCGTTTCGCAATGCTATGGAGTCGTCGCTCTATGGCCCCTTGGGAGAATTGACCGTTCCTGAAAAACAGAGACATTTTGCCACCCGGGAAGAACTCCCCACCTATGCGGAGCGCATTGGAGCATTACGTGCCAAGGGAGCAAAGTTTATACTCATCTATGGCATTGGCTGGGTTTTTCATATCGCTTTTTGGGAGCCCCATTTTGCGGCGGATTACGCCAGCATGGAGGAGTGGTTGAAACCCACCCACCGGGTGGCTGCGAAACTCCATCCTCTGACGATTATTCAGAATTCCATTACCAGCTTCCGGAGTCGTATTACCCTGGTGCCGGCAAGGGCTAATACCATTGGACCGGGAATCTTTATGCAGGCTGACTATACCATTGGGGGAGTTGATGGGTATTTACCCTGTCGCCGAATGATGTATCAGGCCCATGCCCTGTGGGTGACGTTAAAATACGGGCCAGATATGTGGGTTCCCTCTTCAGTGATGCCGCAATTGCCGGGAAAACTCTTTTTCGTGGCACCGCTGGCTGGGCCACTGGAACCCGAGGTTAACTGA
- a CDS encoding sugar ABC transporter ATP-binding protein, with product MSSTAYILNLKEISKSYPGVQALDRVSMDVAYGEVHALVGQNGAGKSTLIEIIAGALHPDGGEIVYEGHTYTHFEPWQAIRLGIQTVHQENQLVEELTVAENLYLFELPVRRGGVVDYVGCWRIAQELLQKLDIHIAPDKKVRGLSFVDKKLVSIAKAFARPVKLLILDEPTASLDECGKNILFDIIRSHKVQGLSTIYISHNLSEIFEICDRVTILKDGQKVATYSLQDITMDEVIRKMIGSSQVTLYKREKMSRASREDETLEVRNYSRQGVIHGVSFKVRRGEIFGLAGLVGSGRTELVRMIFGLDPKDSGTLLYQGRDITPRNPYDAIQKGIGYLTEDRKSDGLLLSRPVMENMSLASVAKDNGLLLNLGREYHESIALTGRLNVKTPSIFQRVVNLSGGNQQKVVLAKWLQTQAEVLIFDEPTVGVDVGAKVEIYRMIEELVHHGKIVIVISSDNPELVALCDRVGVMRNGRLVAILEGDEVTEENIVRYAMGVCEGMEVSG from the coding sequence TTGTCAAGCACAGCGTATATTTTGAACTTGAAGGAGATCAGTAAGAGCTATCCCGGTGTGCAAGCTCTGGATAGGGTATCCATGGATGTGGCCTATGGTGAAGTCCATGCTCTGGTGGGACAGAATGGTGCTGGGAAATCAACGCTTATTGAGATCATTGCCGGAGCCCTCCATCCTGATGGGGGAGAGATTGTCTACGAAGGGCACACCTATACGCACTTTGAGCCGTGGCAGGCGATTCGCCTTGGCATTCAAACGGTGCATCAGGAAAACCAGCTGGTGGAAGAGCTGACTGTGGCTGAGAATCTCTACCTCTTTGAGCTTCCGGTTCGCCGAGGAGGGGTGGTGGATTATGTCGGTTGTTGGCGTATCGCCCAGGAACTTTTGCAGAAGCTCGACATCCACATTGCTCCAGATAAAAAGGTGCGCGGGCTTTCTTTTGTCGATAAGAAGCTGGTGAGCATCGCCAAGGCCTTCGCTCGTCCCGTGAAACTCCTCATTCTTGATGAGCCGACGGCGTCTCTGGATGAATGCGGGAAAAACATTCTTTTCGATATTATTCGGTCCCATAAGGTTCAGGGCTTGAGCACGATTTACATTTCGCATAACTTAAGCGAAATTTTTGAAATCTGTGACCGTGTCACCATTCTGAAAGATGGACAGAAAGTAGCTACCTATTCCTTGCAGGATATCACCATGGATGAAGTCATTCGCAAGATGATTGGCAGTTCCCAGGTGACACTCTACAAGAGAGAGAAGATGTCCCGTGCCTCGCGAGAGGATGAAACTTTGGAAGTGCGAAATTACAGTCGGCAAGGTGTCATTCATGGTGTTTCTTTCAAGGTACGAAGGGGAGAAATTTTTGGGCTGGCAGGACTGGTGGGTTCGGGCCGAACGGAACTGGTGCGTATGATATTTGGATTAGACCCCAAAGATTCGGGTACTCTCCTGTACCAGGGTAGAGACATCACTCCCAGGAATCCTTATGATGCCATTCAAAAAGGCATTGGATACCTTACCGAAGACCGCAAGAGTGACGGGCTTTTGCTGTCGCGGCCAGTGATGGAGAACATGAGCCTTGCTTCGGTGGCCAAAGATAATGGTTTGCTGTTGAATCTGGGGAGGGAGTATCATGAGTCGATCGCGCTTACCGGACGCTTGAACGTGAAAACGCCGTCGATTTTCCAGCGGGTGGTGAACTTGAGCGGTGGGAATCAACAGAAAGTGGTTCTGGCCAAGTGGTTGCAGACTCAGGCGGAAGTGCTGATTTTCGATGAACCGACGGTGGGTGTCGATGTAGGAGCCAAAGTGGAGATTTACCGAATGATTGAAGAACTGGTGCACCATGGCAAAATCGTCATTGTGATTTCTTCGGATAACCCAGAACTGGTAGCGCTCTGCGACCGCGTTGGAGTCATGCGGAATGGACGTCTGGTGGCTATTCTTGAGGGCGATGAAGTGACCGAGGAGAACATTGTGCGTTATGCCATGGGTGTCTGCGAAGGGATGGAGGTGTCAGGGTGA
- a CDS encoding sugar ABC transporter substrate-binding protein, which translates to MKKFGMTILVMFLVVLFVITAIGVAAEKTYTVGVVIPYEIGWFTAFHKGFEQIANKEGVKIVWQYHNYKADEETKAIQNLITMGVDAINLTAVTPSSAEYSCRLANEANIPIQITESGIAEGKGKPVADIDFNWFDVYRTVATSLRRDIPGELKVVWIQGFAGTPPVMQGIQGFMDTIKTLEGISLATDVQYGDYATAPSLNIIKTLVQSGLEFNVAIGACQEITEGIIQGLREENVDLDKVTIVTVNGGPMDVENVKKGYIDYILSLSPGLHGMICAQNLINYLKGREYQKKSYSPIVWCSKADWEEKLIPWFLDESWFPVVEEFARTGQYKPELRAK; encoded by the coding sequence GTGAAGAAATTCGGAATGACGATTCTGGTGATGTTTCTTGTGGTGCTCTTCGTTATAACGGCTATAGGTGTTGCGGCAGAAAAAACCTACACCGTGGGTGTGGTGATTCCGTATGAAATTGGATGGTTTACGGCCTTTCATAAGGGTTTTGAACAGATTGCCAATAAGGAAGGCGTAAAGATTGTCTGGCAGTACCACAATTACAAAGCGGATGAGGAAACCAAAGCCATCCAGAACCTGATCACCATGGGTGTGGATGCCATCAATCTCACCGCGGTGACCCCTTCGAGCGCTGAGTACTCCTGCCGCCTGGCAAACGAGGCGAATATCCCCATTCAGATTACCGAAAGTGGTATCGCTGAAGGGAAGGGAAAACCCGTTGCTGACATCGATTTTAACTGGTTTGATGTGTACCGCACGGTAGCCACGAGCCTCCGTCGCGATATACCTGGAGAACTGAAGGTAGTCTGGATCCAGGGGTTTGCCGGGACGCCGCCAGTCATGCAGGGAATCCAGGGATTTATGGATACCATTAAAACTCTAGAAGGGATTAGTTTGGCCACCGATGTGCAGTACGGTGATTACGCCACTGCACCATCTCTCAATATTATCAAAACCTTAGTGCAGTCGGGTCTTGAATTTAACGTGGCCATCGGTGCTTGTCAGGAAATTACCGAAGGCATCATTCAGGGATTGCGAGAGGAGAACGTGGACCTCGACAAGGTCACCATTGTTACCGTCAACGGTGGACCCATGGATGTGGAGAACGTGAAGAAGGGATACATTGACTATATCCTGAGTCTCTCTCCAGGACTCCATGGCATGATTTGTGCTCAGAACCTCATCAACTACCTCAAAGGGAGAGAGTACCAGAAGAAGAGTTATTCGCCAATTGTCTGGTGCAGCAAAGCCGACTGGGAAGAGAAGCTCATTCCCTGGTTTCTGGATGAAAGCTGGTTCCCGGTGGTGGAAGAGTTCGCCAGAACCGGTCAGTATAAGCCTGAATTGAGGGCAAAATAG
- a CDS encoding ABC transporter permease, whose amino-acid sequence MARGLRAFFRKRASIEQAYILLLLIVAISVVTTIVNRRFVNPTNIINIFQQIAVLGIVASGVGMLLVSGHVDISVGSQVSLLGVIFAMLIQRILGLPEGNVAPWRQTFVYPIAFVVTFGIGALVGFANGVTVVKSRANSFIISLGFMSAYHGLALLVTGGASYMLFGRFETLGRGRLFHYLPISILFFLGVVFLSYLILKYFRYGRFLYAIGSNRRAAHVSGINTDRVVIRAYTVVGILNALAAIILISRVGSALATTGDAYALDALASVIVGGVALSGGKGGALNIFLGVVLIGLIGNALIIMNVNPYARDLVIGLIIIAAVTLSQLSESRS is encoded by the coding sequence ATGGCGAGAGGCTTGAGGGCTTTTTTTCGGAAGCGAGCTTCCATTGAGCAGGCTTATATTCTTTTACTCCTGATTGTGGCGATTTCGGTGGTCACCACCATTGTGAACCGACGCTTTGTCAATCCGACCAACATTATCAATATCTTTCAACAGATTGCAGTCTTAGGTATTGTGGCAAGTGGCGTAGGTATGCTTCTTGTTTCAGGGCATGTGGATATTTCGGTTGGTTCCCAGGTATCGCTTCTGGGGGTTATTTTTGCCATGCTCATTCAAAGAATCCTCGGTCTTCCGGAAGGGAATGTGGCACCCTGGCGCCAAACTTTTGTGTATCCGATTGCTTTTGTGGTAACTTTTGGCATTGGAGCTCTGGTCGGTTTCGCGAATGGGGTAACGGTAGTTAAGTCCAGAGCCAATTCGTTCATTATCTCTTTGGGTTTTATGTCGGCCTACCATGGCTTGGCGCTCCTGGTTACTGGAGGTGCATCCTACATGCTTTTCGGGCGATTTGAAACCCTGGGAAGAGGCCGTCTTTTCCATTATCTTCCCATTTCGATTCTCTTTTTCCTGGGGGTGGTCTTTCTTTCTTACCTGATTTTGAAATATTTCCGGTATGGACGGTTTCTCTACGCCATTGGAAGCAATCGCCGGGCGGCGCACGTTTCGGGAATCAATACCGACCGGGTGGTGATTCGAGCGTATACCGTGGTGGGAATACTGAACGCTCTGGCGGCCATCATTCTCATTTCTCGGGTGGGCTCAGCGCTGGCTACAACCGGTGATGCCTATGCTCTGGATGCACTGGCTTCAGTCATTGTGGGAGGGGTAGCACTCTCGGGTGGTAAAGGTGGAGCGCTCAACATTTTTCTGGGGGTGGTGCTGATCGGGTTAATCGGAAATGCCCTCATTATCATGAACGTCAACCCCTATGCCCGGGATTTGGTGATTGGACTGATTATTATTGCTGCAGTAACACTCAGTCAACTTTCTGAGAGCCGATCATAG